A window of uncultured Fusobacterium sp. genomic DNA:
TTTTTGCTAAAACAGATATTCAACCTCTAATCAATGAAGGGATAAAAAAAGAAAATATTGCTGTTTCTGTTTTACAAGCTGTTGTTAATCAAACTATAACAGGATTAGCATGTGGAAAGAAAATAACTGGAAAAGTTGCTTTTTTAGGAGGTCCACTTTTCTTTTTAAGTGAACTTAGAAATAGATTTATTGATACTTTAAAACTTACTAATGAAGATATAATTTTTCCTGAAAATTCACAACTTTTTGTAGCTCAAGGGGCTGCACTACTATCTAAAGAAAACTCTAATTTCTTTACAGTTGAGGAATTAGAGAAAAAATTTCAACGTCTTAATGAAAAAGACACTTCAGATACTACAAGATTACAACCTCTTTTTAAAAATGAAAAGGAGTTAAAAGAGTTTTATACAAGACATGAAAAAGAAAAAATTGATACAGTTGATCTAACTACATATAAAGGTAATGGTTATTTAGGAATTGATGCTGGATCAACAACTATAAAAGTTGTACTTATATCTGAAAATAGTGAAATTCTATATTCTCACTACTCTCACAATAAAGGAAATCCTTTAGAAAATATAATTACCACTTTAAAAGAATTGTATTCAAAACTTTCAAAGGATATCACTATTAAAAGTTCATGTGTCACTGGATATGGAGAGGCTTTGATTAAAGCAGCTTTAAAAGTAGATATTGGAGTTGTTGAAACTATGGCTCACTATAAGGGAGCTCAATTTTTCCAACCTAATGTTGACTTTATCTTAGACATTGGTGGACAAGATATGAAATGTTTAAAAATAGAAGATGGAGTTATTACCTCTATACTTTTAAATGAGGCTTGTTCTTCTGGTTGTGGATCTTTCTTAGAAACTTTTGCTAACTCTTTAGGAATGAATATTATTGAGTTTTCTAAAAAAGGTTTAGAGGCTAAAGCTCCTGCTGATTTAGGAACTAGATGTACAGTATTTATGAACTCAAAGGTAAAACAAGCTCAAAAAGATGGAGTTGAAGTAGGAGATATCTCTGCTGGACTTTCATACTCTGTTGTTAAAAATACTCTTTTTAAAGTTATAAAGATTAAAAATAAAGAGGAACTTGGAAAATATATAGTTGTTCAAGGTGGAACTTTCCTGAATGATTGTGTATTAAGAGCCTTTGAATTAGTTTCAGATAGAGATGTAATCAGACCTAATATAGCTGGACTTATGGGGGCTTTTGGAGCTGCACTTATTGCAAAAGAGGAAAATATTGAAAAATCTACCCTTTTAAATTTGGACGAGTTAAATGATTTCTATTGTACTACTAATCTTACAAGATGTAAAATGTGTACTAACCATTGTCTTTTAACTATTCACAAATTTAAAGATGGAGAAAGGTTTATATCTGGTAACAGATGTGACAATCCTCTTGGAAAATTGAAAAAAAATTCAGCTCCAAATATGTATGAATACAAATATAATAGATTATTTAGCTATGTTCCTTTAGAGCCTTCTCAAGCACCTAGAGGAGAGATAGGGATTCCTAGAGTTTTAAATATCTATGATTCATACCCATTCTGGTTTACTCTTTTAACAGCTTTAGGATTTAGAGTAGTAATTTCAGATGATTCTTCTAAAAAACTTTATGAAAAGGGAATAGACACTATTACATCTGATTCAATCTGCTATCCAGCTAAATTAGTACATGGACATATTATAAATCTTATTGAAAAAGGAATAAAAAGAATATTCTATCCTTGTGTTATCTTTGAAGAAAAAGAGGATAAAAACTCTCAAAATCAATTTAATTGTCCTATAGTTATGTCTTATCCTGAAGTTATTAAAAATAACTTAGATATATTAAAAGAAAAACATATTGATCTTATGATACCTTTCTTCTCTTTTGAAAGTAAAGAGATTTTGAAAAAAACTATCTTAGAGGAGTTTGAAAAATTTGATATTTCTGAAGAAGAGGTACAAAATGCCCTTGATTTAGCTTGGGAAGAGAGATTAAATTTTAGAAAAGATCTGAAAAATAAAGCTTTAGAAATCATCAAAGATTTAGAGAAAACTGGTAAAACAGGGGTAGTTTTATGTGGTAGACCATACCATTGTGATAAAGAGATTCACCATGGTATCCCTAATATTATCAACTCTTTTGGAATAGCTGTTCTTACTGGAGATGCTGTTGCAAGTATCTCATCATTAGATGAAGAGTTAAGAGTTGTAGATCAATGGACATATCATTCAAGATTGTACAGGGCTGCTGCTTATGTTGGAAAAAGTAATTGTCTTGAACTTATTGAACTAAACAGTTTTAGCTGTGGTATTGATGCTGTTACAACTGATCAAGTTGCTGAAATTCTTGCTAATCATGGAAAGGTACACACTCTATTAAAAATAGATGAGATTAGCAACCTTGGAGCAGTAAAAATAAGAATTAGAAGTTTATTAGCTGCTCTAGATTATAAGAAAAAAGTATTAAAGAAAAGTATAAAGAAAAAAATAGAGTATAAGAAAGCTAAATTTACAAAAAATATGAAAAAAGATTATACTATCCTTGCTCCACAAATGGCACCTATGCACTTTAAACTTATAAGTGTAGCATTTAAACAAGAGGGATATAATCTAGAAATACTTCCTGAAACTAAAGAGGCTTTAGATTATGGGTTACAATATGTAAATAATGATGCTTGTTATCCTTCTATTCTTGTTATTGGAGAGTTAATCTCAGCTTTGAAATCTGGCAAATATGATCTAAATAAAACAGCTGTTATGATCTCTCAAACTGGAGGAAGTTGCCGTGCTACTAACTATTTAGGTTTTTTAAAGAAAGCTATAAAAGATAGTGGATTTGAGAAAATACCAATCCTATCTTTAAATGCTAATGGTTTTGAAAAACAAGAGGGATTTAAAATTACACCTGCTCTTGCTCATAGATGTTTATTAGCTGTTTCATATGGAGATATTTTAATGAAACTACTATATCATACACGTCCATATGAGATTAATAAGGGAGAAAGCGAAAAACTATATAATACTTGGAATGAAAGGGTAAAAATCAATATTCAAAATGGTAGTTTCTTTGAGTATAAAAGAAATATAACTAATATTATTGAAGATTTTTCAAATATAAAAACTTCTTCAGAAAAAAAAGTAAAAGTTGGTATAGTTGGAGAAATTCTTGTTAAATTTAGTCCTTTTGCTAATAATCATCTTGCTGAGTTTATTGAAAATGAAGGTGGGGAAGTTTACACTTCTAGCTTGATGAACTTCATAAAATATTGTATATTTAGTGATATCTTCATCAATGAAAGATTTAAAGGAAAATTATCAGCTCTTAAACTAAAAATTACCCTTTGGATAATTGACAGATATACTAAGGTAATTGACAATGCTTTAAGAA
This region includes:
- a CDS encoding 2-hydroxyacyl-CoA dehydratase: MKKFYVGIDVGSTTIKIVCLNEENSIIYSIYQRHLSNVRETAKIMFDSFLKELKEKYGNDLQCKVSITGSSGMGIASWIDLDFVQEVIACIKSIETFIPETDVAIELGGEDAKITFLKNDMDQRMNGSCAGGTGAFIDQIASLLNTDASGLNELAKGFDTIYPIAARCGVFAKTDIQPLINEGIKKENIAVSVLQAVVNQTITGLACGKKITGKVAFLGGPLFFLSELRNRFIDTLKLTNEDIIFPENSQLFVAQGAALLSKENSNFFTVEELEKKFQRLNEKDTSDTTRLQPLFKNEKELKEFYTRHEKEKIDTVDLTTYKGNGYLGIDAGSTTIKVVLISENSEILYSHYSHNKGNPLENIITTLKELYSKLSKDITIKSSCVTGYGEALIKAALKVDIGVVETMAHYKGAQFFQPNVDFILDIGGQDMKCLKIEDGVITSILLNEACSSGCGSFLETFANSLGMNIIEFSKKGLEAKAPADLGTRCTVFMNSKVKQAQKDGVEVGDISAGLSYSVVKNTLFKVIKIKNKEELGKYIVVQGGTFLNDCVLRAFELVSDRDVIRPNIAGLMGAFGAALIAKEENIEKSTLLNLDELNDFYCTTNLTRCKMCTNHCLLTIHKFKDGERFISGNRCDNPLGKLKKNSAPNMYEYKYNRLFSYVPLEPSQAPRGEIGIPRVLNIYDSYPFWFTLLTALGFRVVISDDSSKKLYEKGIDTITSDSICYPAKLVHGHIINLIEKGIKRIFYPCVIFEEKEDKNSQNQFNCPIVMSYPEVIKNNLDILKEKHIDLMIPFFSFESKEILKKTILEEFEKFDISEEEVQNALDLAWEERLNFRKDLKNKALEIIKDLEKTGKTGVVLCGRPYHCDKEIHHGIPNIINSFGIAVLTGDAVASISSLDEELRVVDQWTYHSRLYRAAAYVGKSNCLELIELNSFSCGIDAVTTDQVAEILANHGKVHTLLKIDEISNLGAVKIRIRSLLAALDYKKKVLKKSIKKKIEYKKAKFTKNMKKDYTILAPQMAPMHFKLISVAFKQEGYNLEILPETKEALDYGLQYVNNDACYPSILVIGELISALKSGKYDLNKTAVMISQTGGSCRATNYLGFLKKAIKDSGFEKIPILSLNANGFEKQEGFKITPALAHRCLLAVSYGDILMKLLYHTRPYEINKGESEKLYNTWNERVKINIQNGSFFEYKRNITNIIEDFSNIKTSSEKKVKVGIVGEILVKFSPFANNHLAEFIENEGGEVYTSSLMNFIKYCIFSDIFINERFKGKLSALKLKITLWIIDRYTKVIDNALRKNKKFGNDESIETLAKKTSKYISIGNQSGEGWFLMGEMIEFIEKGVPNIVCVQPFGCLPNHITGKGMIKKLREEYSDKFVNIAPIDYDPAYSEVNQLNRIKLMLSVAKKNLKNS